A single Pseudomonas putida DNA region contains:
- the tmk gene encoding dTMP kinase, with protein sequence MSGLFITLEGPEGAGKSTNRDYLAARLREQGLDVVLTREPGGTPLAEKVRELLLAPSDEVMAADTELLLVFAARAQHLAEVIRPALERGAVVLCDRFTDATYAYQGGGRGLSVARIASLEQFVQGDLRPDLTLVFDLPVEVGLARAAARGRLDRFEQEGQAFFEAVRQAYLQRAQGEPQRYSLLDAAQPLEAVQRAIDALLPGIVGRCRG encoded by the coding sequence GGCTTGTTTATTACCCTGGAAGGCCCCGAAGGCGCGGGCAAGAGTACCAACCGCGATTACCTGGCGGCGCGCCTGCGTGAGCAGGGCCTGGACGTGGTGCTGACGCGAGAGCCTGGCGGTACGCCACTGGCTGAAAAGGTCCGTGAGCTGTTGCTGGCGCCAAGCGATGAAGTCATGGCGGCGGACACCGAGCTGCTGCTGGTGTTCGCTGCCCGAGCCCAGCACCTGGCCGAGGTGATTCGCCCGGCACTGGAGCGTGGCGCGGTGGTCCTGTGCGACCGTTTTACCGATGCGACCTACGCCTACCAAGGGGGTGGTCGCGGCCTGTCCGTGGCGCGAATCGCTTCCTTGGAGCAATTCGTCCAAGGGGATCTGCGCCCGGACCTGACCCTGGTCTTCGACCTGCCAGTGGAAGTCGGCCTGGCCCGTGCCGCTGCGCGCGGCCGCCTGGACCGTTTCGAGCAGGAAGGCCAGGCCTTCTTCGAGGCCGTGCGCCAAGCCTATCTGCAGCGCGCCCAGGGCGAGCCGCAGCGCTACAGCCTGCTCGACGCCGCGCAGCCGCTGGAGGCCGTGCAGCGTGCCATCGATGCGCTGCTGCCTGGCATCGTGGGGCGTTGCCGTGGCTGA
- a CDS encoding DNA polymerase III subunit delta', producing MAEAYPWQQALWQQLAGRARHAHAYLLHGPQGIGKRALAERLMARLLCQQPQGLDACGQCKSCLLLKAGSHPDNFVLEPEEADKPIKVDQVRELVSFVVQTAQLGGRKVVLIEPVEAMNVNASNALLKSLEEPSGDTVLLLVSHQPSRLLPTIKSRCQQVVCPQPSLAQSQAWLATALPDSDEAEREELLTLAAGSPLMAVSLQAQGVREQRALVTDGVKKLLKQQQSPSQLAEAWGSVPLLLLFDWFCDWSHLILRYQLTQDEDGLGLADMRKVVQYLAQKARQGKVLEVQAWILEQRQKVLGKANLNRVLLLEALLAHWVQLPGSR from the coding sequence GTGGCTGAGGCCTACCCCTGGCAGCAGGCGCTGTGGCAGCAACTGGCCGGGCGTGCCCGGCACGCCCACGCCTACCTGCTGCATGGCCCGCAGGGCATCGGCAAGCGCGCCCTGGCCGAGCGGCTGATGGCGCGTCTGCTGTGCCAGCAGCCGCAGGGGCTGGACGCCTGCGGGCAGTGCAAGTCGTGCCTGCTGCTCAAGGCTGGCAGCCACCCGGACAACTTCGTCCTGGAGCCCGAAGAGGCCGACAAGCCGATCAAGGTCGACCAGGTGCGCGAACTGGTTTCGTTTGTAGTACAGACGGCGCAGCTGGGTGGGCGTAAAGTGGTGTTGATCGAGCCGGTCGAGGCGATGAACGTCAATGCCTCCAACGCCTTGCTCAAGAGCCTGGAGGAGCCCTCGGGCGATACCGTGTTGCTGCTGGTCAGCCACCAGCCGAGCCGCCTGCTGCCGACGATCAAGAGCCGCTGCCAGCAAGTCGTTTGCCCGCAGCCGAGCTTGGCGCAGAGCCAGGCCTGGCTGGCCACTGCCTTGCCCGACAGCGACGAGGCCGAGCGCGAGGAGCTGCTGACGTTGGCTGCCGGTTCGCCGCTGATGGCGGTCAGCCTGCAAGCTCAAGGTGTGCGCGAGCAGCGAGCCCTGGTCACCGATGGGGTGAAGAAGCTGCTCAAACAGCAGCAATCGCCCAGCCAGTTGGCCGAGGCCTGGGGCAGTGTGCCGTTGTTGCTGCTGTTTGACTGGTTCTGCGACTGGTCACACCTGATTCTGCGCTACCAGTTGACCCAGGATGAAGACGGCTTGGGTTTGGCCGACATGCGCAAGGTGGTGCAGTACCTGGCGCAGAAAGCCCGTCAGGGCAAGGTGCTGGAAGTCCAGGCGTGGATCCTCGAACAGCGCCAGAAGGTGCTCGGTAAAGCCAACCTCAATCGCGTTTTGCTGCTGGAAGCCTTGCTGGCCCATTGGGTACAGCTGCCGGGTTCCCGCTGA
- a CDS encoding TatD family hydrolase, translating to MLVDSHCHLDRLDLSAHQGSLDAALQAARERGVGHFLCIGVSAENAGAVKALSEQYGDVDCSVGVHPLDLAPGETPALEWLLRELAHPHVVAIGETGLDYHYEPEAAELQQTSFRLHLEASRQTGKPVIVHTRAARADTLALLREANLPQAGVLHCFTEDWDMAKAALDLGYYISLSGIVTFRNADALREVARQVPVDRLLVETDSPYLAPIPYRGKPNLPQYVREVAEYVASLRGVSYDQLAEQTTGNFKRLFPLARVA from the coding sequence ATGCTCGTAGATTCCCATTGCCACCTCGACCGTCTTGACCTGAGTGCCCACCAGGGCTCCCTCGATGCTGCCCTGCAGGCGGCGCGTGAACGCGGGGTCGGGCATTTCCTGTGCATTGGCGTCAGTGCTGAAAATGCCGGGGCGGTGAAGGCGTTGAGCGAGCAGTACGGCGATGTCGATTGCTCGGTGGGCGTGCACCCGCTGGACCTGGCGCCGGGCGAAACGCCGGCGCTGGAATGGCTGCTGCGCGAGCTGGCGCACCCGCATGTGGTGGCGATCGGTGAGACCGGCCTGGACTACCACTACGAACCGGAAGCCGCCGAGTTGCAGCAAACGTCGTTCCGCCTGCACCTGGAGGCCTCGCGCCAGACTGGCAAGCCGGTGATCGTACACACTCGTGCCGCGCGGGCCGATACCTTGGCGTTGTTGCGTGAAGCCAATCTGCCGCAGGCTGGTGTGCTGCACTGCTTCACCGAAGACTGGGACATGGCCAAGGCGGCGCTGGACCTGGGTTACTACATTTCGCTGTCTGGCATCGTCACGTTCCGCAATGCCGATGCCCTGCGCGAGGTGGCGCGGCAGGTGCCGGTTGACCGCTTGCTGGTGGAAACCGACTCGCCGTACCTAGCGCCGATTCCGTATCGCGGCAAGCCGAACCTGCCGCAGTATGTGCGGGAAGTGGCGGAGTACGTGGCTTCGCTGCGTGGGGTCAGCTACGACCAGCTGGCCGAGCAGACCACGGGCAACTTCAAGCGCTTGTTCCCACTTGCGCGAGTGGCCTGA
- a CDS encoding aminotransferase class V-fold PLP-dependent enzyme: protein MSMFHDEFELAPGLRYLNHAAIAPWPRRASEAVARFARDNVRLGASDYPSWLATERRLRERLARLINAPSWADIALVKNTSEALSLVAFGLDWQAGDQVVISDEEFPSNRVVWEALAERGVGLTQVSLAGPDPEAALLAACGPRTRLLAVSAVQYASGLRLDLPRLGEGCQARQVLFCIDAIQQIGALPFDVQRYRCDFAMADGHKWMLGPEGLGLFYCRAALRPQLTLHAYGWHMLERLGDFEHREWKPARSARRFESGSPNMLGACALEASLSLLEEIGMDEVGRQLQLRVDQLLHGLAGIPGIHLHSPAAQEKRAGIVTFSLHGQDSEVVYRRLLAEQTICALRGSGVRFSPHFYTSEQMIDEAVQQVRRLAMH from the coding sequence ATGTCTATGTTTCACGATGAGTTCGAACTGGCGCCGGGGCTGCGTTACCTGAACCATGCAGCCATCGCTCCCTGGCCACGCAGGGCCAGCGAGGCCGTGGCGCGCTTTGCCCGTGACAACGTACGCCTGGGTGCGAGCGACTACCCGAGCTGGCTGGCCACCGAACGCAGGCTGCGCGAAAGGCTGGCGCGCCTGATCAACGCCCCTTCCTGGGCAGACATCGCGCTGGTGAAGAACACATCCGAGGCGCTGTCACTGGTCGCTTTCGGTCTCGACTGGCAAGCCGGTGACCAGGTAGTGATCAGCGACGAGGAGTTCCCCTCCAACCGGGTAGTCTGGGAAGCATTGGCCGAGCGCGGCGTCGGGTTGACTCAGGTGAGCCTTGCCGGGCCAGACCCGGAAGCCGCGCTGCTCGCCGCCTGCGGCCCACGCACGCGTCTGCTGGCAGTGAGCGCCGTGCAGTACGCCAGCGGACTGCGCCTTGACCTGCCTCGCCTCGGCGAGGGCTGCCAGGCACGCCAGGTGCTGTTCTGTATCGATGCCATCCAGCAGATTGGCGCCCTGCCCTTCGACGTGCAGCGCTACCGCTGCGATTTCGCCATGGCCGATGGCCACAAGTGGATGCTGGGCCCGGAGGGCCTGGGCCTGTTCTATTGCCGCGCCGCCTTGCGCCCGCAGCTCACGCTGCATGCCTATGGCTGGCATATGTTGGAGCGACTGGGTGACTTCGAGCACCGCGAGTGGAAGCCAGCCCGAAGCGCCAGGCGATTCGAAAGCGGCAGCCCGAACATGCTGGGTGCATGTGCCCTGGAAGCCAGCCTGTCACTGCTGGAGGAGATCGGCATGGACGAGGTTGGCCGACAATTGCAACTGCGCGTCGATCAACTGCTTCACGGTTTGGCCGGTATTCCCGGGATACACCTGCACAGCCCCGCGGCCCAGGAAAAACGGGCGGGTATCGTGACTTTCAGCCTTCATGGGCAGGACAGCGAGGTTGTCTATCGAAGGCTGCTGGCGGAGCAGACAATCTGCGCACTAAGAGGGTCCGGTGTGCGATTTTCGCCACATTTCTACACCAGCGAGCAGATGATCGACGAAGCTGTCCAGCAAGTAAGGCGTCTTGCCATGCATTGA
- a CDS encoding TetR/AcrR family transcriptional regulator, whose amino-acid sequence MQKEPRKVREFRRREQEILDTALKLFLEQGEDSVTVEMIADAVGIGKGTIYKHFKSKAEIYLRLMLDYERDLNALLHSADVDRDKEALSRAYFEFRMRDPQRYRLFDRLEEKVVKGNQVPEMVEELHSIRASNFDRLTQLIKGRISEGKLEDVPPYFHYCAAWALVHGAVALYHSPFWSNVLEDQEGFFQFLMDIGVRMGNKRKRDPEATN is encoded by the coding sequence ATGCAGAAAGAACCTCGTAAGGTCCGTGAGTTTCGCCGTCGCGAACAGGAAATCCTCGATACAGCGCTGAAGCTGTTCCTCGAACAGGGTGAAGACAGCGTCACCGTCGAGATGATCGCCGACGCCGTGGGTATCGGCAAAGGCACGATCTACAAGCACTTCAAGTCCAAGGCGGAGATCTACCTGCGCCTGATGCTCGATTATGAGCGTGACCTGAACGCGCTGTTGCACTCGGCCGATGTCGATCGCGACAAGGAAGCACTGTCGCGCGCCTATTTCGAGTTCCGCATGCGCGACCCGCAGCGCTACCGGCTGTTCGACCGCCTGGAAGAGAAGGTGGTGAAGGGCAACCAGGTGCCAGAAATGGTCGAGGAGCTGCACAGCATCCGTGCGTCCAACTTCGACCGCCTGACCCAGCTGATCAAGGGCCGCATCAGCGAAGGCAAGCTCGAAGACGTGCCACCGTACTTCCACTACTGCGCCGCCTGGGCGTTGGTGCACGGCGCCGTGGCGCTGTACCACTCGCCGTTCTGGAGCAATGTGCTGGAGGATCAGGAAGGCTTCTTCCAGTTCCTCATGGACATCGGCGTGCGCATGGGCAACAAGCGCAAGCGTGATCCGGAAGCCACCAACTGA
- a CDS encoding GTP 3',8-cyclase MoaA has translation MIVDRQGRRFRNLRVSLTAACNYACSYCVPDGKRLVAAQDELSAEALARGVAYLIEAAGIERLRITGGEPLVSPRLDAFLAAVAKLDLDDISLTTNGQLLARKLPQLQAAGIRRLNVSLDTLDPQAFRRIARGGDLASVLAGMDKASAVGMRIKVNMVPMRGQNLDQVLPMLDYCMARGFELRFIELMRMGHLARDSNAFLQQFVGLDALLDVIGGRYGYQQVDAPLDATALRYQIPGRGHFGVIANESVPFCRTCSRLRLSSTGWLHGCLSSGNRHFVGDLLEKPRHLALPGLQRLLVKALADKQELAFSGGVTVMKVIGG, from the coding sequence ATGATCGTCGATCGTCAAGGCAGGCGTTTTCGCAACCTGCGCGTCAGCCTGACGGCTGCCTGCAACTATGCCTGCAGCTACTGCGTGCCGGATGGCAAGCGCCTGGTCGCCGCCCAGGATGAGCTGTCGGCTGAAGCCTTGGCGCGTGGTGTGGCATACCTCATTGAAGCCGCCGGCATCGAGCGTTTGCGCATCACCGGTGGCGAACCGCTGGTCAGCCCTCGGCTGGATGCCTTTCTGGCGGCGGTGGCCAAGCTCGACCTTGACGATATTTCGCTGACCACCAACGGGCAGCTGCTTGCGCGCAAACTGCCGCAGTTGCAGGCGGCAGGCATCCGTCGCTTGAACGTGTCCCTCGATACCCTCGATCCCCAGGCATTCCGCCGCATCGCCCGTGGTGGTGATCTGGCCAGCGTGTTGGCAGGCATGGACAAGGCCAGCGCCGTGGGCATGCGTATCAAGGTCAACATGGTACCGATGCGTGGGCAGAACCTCGATCAGGTGCTCCCGATGCTCGACTACTGCATGGCGCGTGGTTTCGAGCTGCGCTTCATCGAACTGATGCGCATGGGGCATCTGGCCCGGGACAGCAATGCGTTCCTGCAGCAATTTGTCGGGCTCGATGCATTGCTCGATGTGATTGGCGGCAGGTATGGCTATCAACAGGTCGACGCTCCGCTCGATGCCACAGCGCTGCGTTACCAGATCCCAGGGCGCGGCCATTTCGGCGTCATCGCCAACGAAAGCGTGCCCTTCTGCCGTACCTGCTCGCGCTTGCGCCTGTCCTCTACCGGTTGGCTGCACGGCTGCCTGTCTTCGGGTAATCGTCATTTTGTCGGCGACCTGCTGGAAAAGCCCCGTCATCTGGCGCTTCCAGGCTTGCAGCGGTTGTTGGTGAAAGCCCTGGCGGACAAGCAGGAGCTGGCATTCTCCGGGGGAGTGACGGTGATGAAGGTGATTGGCGGCTGA
- a CDS encoding DUF4823 domain-containing protein has translation MRSLVLLLALMALGGCMNVSDMGEGVRYHMSDAGLLDHSDTRRTLSIRLQPDSFIFIGQGAFMPPGKGPVPKQNVVAEEAFKSFVEYFPLVRRAQGPLGLEEAIAQARSVGADYVLYTRFARTDDRIGNGDEWYDEQAVDRLGWDTGVVQMMLIETNTRYLIDTARIKSRGGLLTFHDQSPQDLLGAPMREYARSLLGMSE, from the coding sequence ATGCGTAGCCTGGTCTTGCTGCTGGCGCTGATGGCGTTGGGCGGTTGCATGAATGTCAGCGATATGGGCGAGGGTGTCCGTTACCACATGAGTGATGCCGGCCTGCTGGACCACAGCGACACCCGTCGTACCCTGTCGATTCGCCTGCAGCCTGATTCATTCATCTTCATCGGCCAAGGCGCGTTCATGCCGCCAGGCAAGGGCCCGGTGCCGAAGCAGAACGTCGTGGCCGAGGAGGCGTTCAAGAGTTTCGTAGAGTATTTCCCGCTGGTGCGTCGCGCCCAAGGCCCGCTGGGCCTGGAGGAAGCGATTGCCCAGGCGCGTTCAGTCGGCGCCGACTACGTGCTGTATACCCGCTTCGCCCGCACCGATGACCGTATCGGCAATGGCGACGAGTGGTATGACGAACAGGCCGTCGACCGTTTGGGTTGGGATACTGGTGTGGTGCAGATGATGCTGATCGAAACCAACACGCGCTATCTGATCGACACGGCGCGGATCAAGAGCCGTGGCGGTTTGTTGACGTTCCACGATCAGTCGCCGCAGGATTTGCTTGGCGCACCGATGCGCGAGTACGCTCGTAGCCTTCTGGGCATGAGCGAGTGA
- a CDS encoding DUF1285 domain-containing protein translates to MTDSGKANDLLAQIPKHKGLPPVHLWNPEFCGDIDMRIARDGTWYYLGTPIGRKPMVRLFSTIIRRDGDDYFLITPVEKVGIRVDDAPFVAVTLEVLGSGEAQVLRFTSNVEDQAEAGPQNPLRVEIDPLTQEPSPYVLMRTNLEALIHRNVFYQLVDLAVPRMIEGEEWLGVWSHGEFYPIGRNC, encoded by the coding sequence ATGACGGATTCCGGCAAGGCCAACGATCTACTGGCGCAGATTCCCAAGCACAAGGGGCTGCCGCCAGTGCATCTGTGGAATCCGGAGTTCTGCGGCGATATCGACATGCGTATCGCCCGTGATGGTACCTGGTATTACCTGGGTACACCCATCGGGCGCAAACCGATGGTTCGCCTGTTCTCCACCATCATTCGCCGCGATGGTGATGACTATTTCCTGATCACGCCGGTGGAGAAGGTCGGTATCCGCGTCGATGACGCGCCATTCGTGGCGGTGACGCTGGAAGTGCTGGGCAGTGGTGAGGCGCAGGTGCTGCGCTTTACCAGCAATGTCGAGGACCAGGCCGAGGCGGGGCCGCAAAACCCGTTGCGGGTCGAGATCGATCCGCTCACCCAGGAACCATCACCCTACGTCTTGATGCGCACGAACCTGGAGGCGCTGATCCATCGCAATGTGTTCTACCAGTTGGTCGACCTGGCGGTGCCGCGCATGATCGAGGGCGAGGAGTGGCTCGGGGTCTGGAGCCACGGCGAGTTCTACCCGATCGGGCGCAATTGCTGA
- a CDS encoding cupin domain-containing protein — protein MKTSPLAFALLIATGLLGGQTAAWAHGDAADQVKVLQQQQPSNAPGKSAVMLTVSYAPGQASPAHQHPGAVMAYVLEGAVVSKLNDEQEKTYKAGEFWYEAPGTVHSISRNASKTRPAKLLVWSLVDEGKPVTEPLGQ, from the coding sequence GTGAAAACTTCCCCCCTTGCGTTTGCCTTGCTCATTGCCACTGGATTGCTCGGTGGCCAGACTGCTGCCTGGGCCCACGGCGACGCCGCTGACCAGGTCAAAGTTCTGCAGCAACAACAGCCCTCGAATGCTCCAGGCAAAAGCGCCGTCATGCTCACGGTCAGCTATGCCCCAGGGCAAGCTTCACCTGCCCACCAGCATCCGGGAGCGGTAATGGCCTATGTGCTGGAGGGTGCGGTGGTATCGAAGCTGAACGACGAACAGGAAAAGACCTACAAGGCAGGCGAGTTCTGGTACGAAGCGCCCGGTACCGTGCACAGCATTTCGCGCAATGCCAGCAAGACACGGCCTGCCAAATTGCTGGTGTGGAGTTTGGTGGATGAGGGCAAGCCGGTGACCGAGCCGCTTGGGCAGTGA
- a CDS encoding amino acid aminotransferase, producing MSLFSAVELAPRDPILGLNEAFNADPRTDKVNLGVGVYCNEEGRIPLLRAVIEAETQRAAQHASRGYLPIDGIATYDQAVQKLLFGAESPLLAAGRVVTVQAVGGTGALKIGADFLKRISPNAVVAISDPSWENHRALFESAGFPVQNYRYYDAPSNDVNRAGMLEDLNALPSGSIVVLHACCHNPTGVDLTLDDWKNVLEVVKAKGHVPFLDMAYQGFGDGIGEDAFAVRLFAESGMEFFVSSSFSKSFSLYGERVGALSIVTASKDESTRVLSQVKRVIRTTYSNPPTHGATIVATVLNSAELRQMWEAELGEMRERIHGMRKQMVALLAEYGANRDFSFVGRQVGMFSYSGLTVDQVARLKNDFGIYALDTGRIAVAALNQSNIHVVTKAIVEVL from the coding sequence ATGAGCCTGTTTTCCGCTGTCGAGCTGGCACCCCGCGACCCTATCCTGGGCCTCAACGAAGCATTCAACGCTGACCCACGTACCGACAAGGTCAACCTGGGCGTAGGCGTTTACTGCAATGAGGAAGGCCGCATTCCGCTGCTGCGCGCCGTGATCGAAGCCGAGACCCAGCGTGCCGCCCAGCACGCCTCGCGCGGCTACCTGCCGATCGATGGTATCGCTACCTACGACCAGGCTGTACAAAAGCTGCTGTTCGGTGCCGAGTCGCCACTGCTGGCCGCTGGCCGAGTGGTTACCGTACAGGCCGTGGGCGGTACCGGCGCTCTGAAGATCGGCGCCGACTTCCTCAAGCGCATCTCGCCGAACGCCGTGGTGGCCATCAGCGACCCAAGCTGGGAAAACCACCGCGCGCTGTTCGAAAGCGCTGGCTTCCCGGTACAGAACTACCGTTACTACGACGCTCCAAGCAACGACGTCAACCGTGCCGGCATGCTCGAAGACCTCAACGCTCTGCCGTCCGGCTCGATCGTGGTGCTGCACGCCTGCTGCCACAACCCGACCGGCGTCGACCTGACCCTGGACGACTGGAAAAACGTCCTGGAAGTAGTCAAGGCCAAAGGCCACGTACCGTTCCTCGACATGGCTTACCAGGGCTTCGGTGACGGCATCGGCGAAGACGCCTTCGCCGTGCGCCTGTTCGCCGAGTCGGGCATGGAATTCTTCGTTTCCAGCTCGTTCTCCAAGTCGTTCTCGCTGTACGGCGAGCGCGTTGGTGCACTGTCGATCGTCACTGCCTCGAAAGACGAAAGCACCCGCGTGCTGTCGCAGGTCAAGCGTGTGATCCGCACCACCTACTCCAACCCGCCAACCCACGGCGCGACCATCGTCGCCACTGTGCTGAACAGCGCCGAACTGCGCCAGATGTGGGAAGCCGAGCTGGGCGAGATGCGCGAGCGCATCCACGGCATGCGCAAGCAGATGGTTGCGCTGCTGGCCGAATACGGCGCCAACCGCGACTTCAGCTTCGTCGGCCGCCAGGTGGGTATGTTCTCCTACTCGGGCCTGACCGTTGACCAGGTCGCCCGCCTGAAGAACGACTTTGGCATCTACGCGCTGGATACCGGCCGCATCGCCGTCGCCGCACTGAACCAGAGCAACATTCACGTGGTCACCAAGGCCATCGTCGAAGTGCTGTAA
- the uvrB gene encoding excinuclease ABC subunit UvrB → MSEFQLVTRFQPAGDQPEAIRQMVEGIDAGLSHQTLLGVTGSGKTFSIANVIQQVQRPTLVLAPNKTLAAQLYGEFKAFFPNNAVEYFVSYYDYYQPEAYVPSSDTFIEKDASINDHIEQMRLSATKALLERRDAIIVTTVSCIYGLGSPETYLKMVLHVDRGDKLDQRALLRRLADLQYTRNEMDFARATFRVRGDVIDIFPAESDLEAIRIELFDDEVENIAAFDPLTGEVFRKLPRFTFYPKSHYVTPRETLLEAVEGIKEELKDRLEYLHKANKLVEAQRLEQRTRFDLEMILELGYCNGIENYSRYLSGRPAGAPPPTLYDYLPPDALLVIDESHVSVPQVGAMYKGDRSRKETLVEYGFRLPSALDNRPMRFDEWEDVSPQTIFVSATPGPYEAEHAGRVVEQVVRPTGLVDPQVEVRPALTQVDDLLSEIRKRVAQGDRVLATTLTKRMAEDLTDYLADHDVRVRYLHSDIDTVERVEIIRDLRLGTFDVLVGINLLREGLDMPEVSLVAILDADKEGFLRSERSLIQTIGRAARNLNGRAILYADNITGSMQRAIDETERRREKQVAFNQANGIVPKGVVKDITDIMEGATVPGARSKKRKGMAKAAEESARYEAELRTPGEITKRIKQLEEKMMQFARDLEFEAAAQLRDEITQLRERLITS, encoded by the coding sequence ATGTCCGAGTTCCAGCTCGTCACCCGTTTCCAGCCGGCCGGCGACCAGCCCGAGGCCATCCGTCAGATGGTCGAAGGCATCGACGCGGGCCTGTCGCACCAGACCCTGCTCGGGGTGACGGGTTCGGGCAAGACCTTCAGCATCGCCAACGTCATCCAGCAGGTGCAGCGGCCAACCCTGGTACTGGCGCCGAACAAGACCCTGGCGGCGCAGCTGTATGGCGAGTTCAAGGCGTTCTTCCCGAACAACGCGGTGGAGTACTTCGTTTCCTATTACGACTACTACCAGCCAGAGGCCTACGTGCCGTCGTCGGATACCTTCATTGAGAAGGATGCCTCGATCAACGACCATATCGAACAGATGCGCCTGTCGGCGACCAAGGCGCTGCTGGAACGGCGCGATGCGATCATCGTCACCACCGTGTCATGCATCTATGGCCTGGGCAGCCCCGAGACCTATCTGAAAATGGTCCTGCACGTCGACCGCGGCGACAAGCTCGACCAGCGCGCCTTGCTGCGCCGCCTGGCCGACCTGCAGTACACCCGCAACGAAATGGACTTTGCCCGTGCCACCTTCCGCGTACGCGGTGACGTGATCGACATCTTCCCGGCCGAATCCGACCTCGAGGCCATCCGCATCGAGCTGTTCGACGACGAGGTCGAGAACATCGCCGCCTTCGACCCGTTGACCGGCGAGGTCTTCCGCAAGCTGCCACGCTTCACGTTCTACCCCAAGAGCCACTACGTCACCCCGCGGGAAACCCTGCTGGAGGCGGTGGAGGGCATCAAGGAGGAACTGAAGGACCGCCTGGAGTACCTGCACAAGGCCAACAAGCTGGTCGAAGCCCAGCGCCTTGAACAGCGTACCCGCTTCGATCTGGAGATGATCCTCGAGCTGGGTTACTGCAACGGTATCGAGAACTACTCGCGCTACCTGTCCGGGCGCCCGGCCGGTGCGCCACCGCCCACCCTCTACGACTACCTGCCGCCTGATGCGCTGCTGGTGATCGACGAATCCCACGTCAGCGTTCCGCAGGTCGGCGCCATGTACAAGGGCGACCGTTCGCGCAAGGAAACCCTGGTCGAATACGGCTTCCGCCTGCCGTCGGCACTGGACAACCGGCCGATGCGCTTTGACGAGTGGGAGGATGTCAGCCCGCAGACCATCTTCGTCTCGGCCACCCCAGGCCCCTACGAGGCCGAGCATGCAGGCCGCGTGGTAGAGCAGGTAGTGCGCCCGACCGGTCTGGTCGACCCGCAGGTGGAAGTGCGCCCGGCGCTGACCCAGGTCGACGACCTTTTGTCGGAGATCCGCAAGCGCGTCGCTCAGGGTGATCGGGTACTGGCCACCACGCTGACCAAACGCATGGCCGAAGACCTCACCGATTACCTGGCTGACCACGACGTGCGGGTGCGTTACCTGCACTCGGACATCGACACGGTGGAGCGCGTCGAGATCATCCGCGACCTGCGCCTGGGTACCTTCGATGTGCTGGTGGGTATCAACCTGCTGCGCGAGGGCCTGGACATGCCCGAGGTGTCGCTGGTGGCGATTCTCGATGCCGACAAGGAAGGCTTCCTGCGCTCCGAGCGCTCGCTGATCCAGACCATCGGCCGCGCTGCGCGCAACCTCAATGGCCGAGCGATCCTGTATGCCGACAACATCACCGGCTCCATGCAGCGTGCCATCGACGAGACCGAACGGCGTCGCGAGAAGCAGGTCGCCTTCAACCAGGCCAACGGCATCGTGCCCAAGGGTGTGGTCAAGGACATCACCGACATCATGGAAGGTGCCACCGTGCCTGGCGCGCGCAGCAAGAAGCGCAAGGGCATGGCCAAGGCCGCGGAGGAGAGCGCCCGTTACGAGGCCGAGCTGCGTACCCCGGGCGAAATCACCAAACGCATCAAGCAGCTGGAAGAGAAAATGATGCAGTTTGCCCGCGACCTGGAGTTCGAGGCCGCCGCGCAATTGCGTGACGAGATTACCCAACTGCGCGAGCGCCTGATCACCAGCTGA